Part of the Candidatus Delongbacteria bacterium genome, CTTTTTTGGCTCTTCAGCTTTTTTATTATTTTGATTAAAAAGAGCATCAATATCTGCTTGATTAACCTTAGTATTTTCATTTTTAACTGGTTTTACGTTTTCAGTTTTTTTATTTGCATTAAACAATTCATCTATATCGTTTTGGTTAACTTTTTTTGTTTCAGCCTTTTTAGGTTCTTCAGCTTTTTTATTATTTTGATTAAATAAAGCATCAATATCTGCTTGATTAACCTTCGCATTTTCTTTTTTAACAGGGTTTGCAGTTTCATTCTTATTATTTGCATTAAACAAAGCATCTATGTCGTTCTGGTTTACAATTTCTGAGGTTTCTTGAGATGAATCTTCAATATTCTCTATAGATTCTAGATTTTCATCAACAGATAAATCTATTGCTGGTTCTTCGACATTTTCCTCTATTATTGGGATGTCCATTTTTTCTGTCAATTTACTCTTTCCAGAAAGCATATCACCTTCGTAATCAAAAATATCACTAAATCTGGTTTGAATATTTTGTCTCAATTGCTCGATATCGTGATCATCAATATCAGGATCAGAGAAAACTAATTCAGGAGAATCAATTTCTTCACTAAATTGAACTTTAGAAACATTGTTGTATGTTTCTAAAGCATCGTTGAGTGGAGAATCCATTTCAACAGTGATCTCTTGATCATCATCTGGGATTGAGTCAAAAATTTTATTAGCCTCAATCTCTTCTTCCTCAATTTTCTGCTCTAAAGAATTTGAAGAGTTCTCGACCTTCTCTTCAATGTTAGATTCTTCAATATCTATAATATCATCAGAAACTGATTCTTCTTCAAAAGATTCCTGAAGAGTTTCGTTTAGCTCTAGATCTTCTTCAACCTCTGTTGGTTTTAGAGGTGAACTGACTTGTTTGTCATCATCGTATTCATTATGATCCATTGATAAATCTTGATTTGATTCTTCCTCAAAAGACTCTGATTTTACAGGTAATTCATCCTGATTTATATCATCATTAATTAACTCATGTTCATCAGTTTCAAAATCAAGTTCAGATGAAACACCCTTAATATCATAGGAGCTATCTTTTAATTGAGATTCACTGAATTCAATGTCGAATAAAGAAGCTGCAAATTCAACTTCATCAAGTCCGATTCCAAGTTTTTCAGATATCTCTTTTTTACTTTTTCCTTCAGATGCTAGTTTTTTTATTAGTTCAGATTTATCCTCTTCGTCTTCATATTTACCCTTAACCTCATTTGTGATCATTGAAAGAGCCTGGTTGACATCTTCTTGCTTAGCTTTAAGACGTGTAGCTATTTGATTTGAATTGAAACCATCATTATACAATCTTCTGACATCAGGTATTAGACCTGATATATCATTGTATGTTATCTCTACTTCCTTAATATCTGCTTTCATAGCATTATCAATGCCACCTTTTGATCGTATAACAAAAGAAACAGTATCAATACTAACTGCCAAAGTTTCAGCGATTTCACGATTTGTATATCCATTGTCGTAAAGTTCAAAGATTTTATCTTTCACATTTTCGTCAATTCCAGATGTTGTACCTTCATCTTCAATACTTCTATCCATATCATTTATACCATCAATCAAAGATCTTTTTAGTCGCTGTTCTTCATTATCTGCTTCAGAATCTGTAAATTCTCTGTTCAATTCATCCATAATTCTTTTTCTGGATGAATTTCTTCTAATCAATACAAGCAATGTTACAAGGAAGAAAATTAAAATTGAAGCGTATAGAACCAATGTTCTAAAAGATATATCGGTACCCAGTAATCCTTTACCAATGGTAGGTTCATTTACAACTTCAGGTAAAAAAACAATTTTATTGTCTATTTCTGAACTTTTCTCTTTTGATGTCTCTATTATTGATACATACAATTCTTCTGCCAAATCAGCTCTATCATTGGCTACGTATAGCATAGCAAGTATTGATTTGTCGCTATTAGTTTTAGGTTCATTTTCTATTTTAGATTTAAACAAATTTAGTGCTTCAGGTGCAAATTGATTATCACCCTGTTTTACAAGTTCTATCATAGAATTTAACAATTTATCGTCAAAAGATGTAGACCCTGTTCTATTTTTAAGTGTCATAGCTTTCGAAATAAATTCTCGATATTTGTTTTCGGAATAAAGCTTTTCAAGATTCGAAATATTTATCACATTAGTATCAATTGTTTTAGGATCAATTTTACCAGCTTGGTCTGGTTTTATTACTTCTTTCTTTTCAAGAGGTACTGGTACAACTTCCTTTGAATTATTGAAAAAGAAATCAATCACAATTTTGTAATAATTATCTTCATTTAGCTCAAATAATCTGTAATCGGTTTTATTACTAAGTCTAAATGTTGCCAAAATATTGCCTGATTGTTCTGCAACCTTAATATTATCAATCAGATTACTGGAAAAATTTGCCTGTTTAAAATTTTTTGATAATACAGAATTGGAAATTGTCAGTTTTAAAGAATTTGTTCCTTTTTCGATATTGTACTGAGCTTTTTCTGTTATATCAAAAACAACACGTCGCTCACTTCCACGTACTGCACTTCTTATTGAAACAAGTTCTCCGCAATGAACGGTATATATTATTGTATATAGAATTATAAATATATATTTAACAGACATTTCTATCCTTCAATATCGAGAAGTTTACCCTTGGTCTTAAGCTTCAATAATCGTTTTTTTTCTTTTTCATTCTCTTCAGGATCATCCTCTCCCATATGATCATCAGTATAACTTCCCTCTCCTTCCGATTTATTATCGGTCCCACAATTATCCGTATCACCTATCTTTTCGGATTCTTTTTTAAATTTCTTTAATGTTTCTTCAGAAATTTGTTCTTTTTGATTTTCGTAGCTTTTTTTTATAGCCTCAAAGATCTGTTCCACTATTTGTGTCTTGGAAATATTTTCCGATATGTGAGATGATTTTCCCAAGACATCCCCCAAACTTTATTTTGAATTTACATAGTCTTTAATCTTTGCTCTTAATGTTAGAATTACCTTGGTATGAATTTGGGAGACACGAGACTCAGTTAAACCCAATACCTCGCCAATCTCTTTTAGTGTTAATTGTTCATAGTAGTAAAGGGCGATTACATTTCTTTCATTTTCTTTTAATTGTTTAATGGATTTTACAAGTATAGATTTTAACTCAGCAATTTCACTTTCTTCAGCAGGTGTTTTGATTCGGTTGTCCTCAATAACATCCAGAAGAACTCTATCACTTTCAGTTCGGCCTCCAACTGCTCCATCAAGAGACATTAGTGAAACCACTTTAACTTCATTTAACAAGTCAAGAAATGATTCCATATCCATCTTCAATTCTTCTGAAACTTCAAGATCGGTTGGGACTCTGCCGAATTTCATCTCAGCAGATCTGATAGCATGTTCAAGCATATTACTTTTTTCTCTTAAGCCCCTAGGCATCCAGTCCAATTCTCTAAGACCATCAAGAATAGCACCTTTGATTTTAATATTTGCGTAAGTACTGAATTTGACGCCTTTTTCATCATCAAACTTTTCGATGGCATTTATTAACCCAATTAGTCCATTACTAATTAAATCGTCAATACTAACTGAATCAGGTAATGAGATCATCATCCTACCGGCAATCACTCTGACAATAGGAATATAATACAACAACAGTTTTTCTTTCAATTGATTGTTGTCTCTGTTTTTCAGATACTCGTCCCATATGGCCTGAATATTATCAATCATTCTTTATACCTTTTCTTTTGAAAAGTTTTGAATATAAATCTTCAGAGTCTTCACCTTGTTCAGCTTCCTCTTTCTCAATCTCTTCCAATCTATTGTCCATCATATCTTTTAATCGTTGCCTGGTCACAAATCTATCGTACATATCCTCTTTAACCACTTTAACCTTCGCAGAGAGTAATATTTTTAGAAAAACATAATGTATCGTTAGCATTAGAAGTGAAGAAATTAGAAAAATAGATACTGCTGTTAATAAGTACTCTTTGTAGTCACTTCCTTTTAGAAAGGAGAGTAGAACATAGACAATTACAACTATCATATTTAATCTAATTATCAAGCTTTCCATTTTATCACTTCAGTATTTTACCAAACATTGATTCTGAGTTGTTATCTTTCTTTAATGTTTTATACCTTTTAATCATTTCTATAGCTATGTTCCAAATATCTCTACTTGCTGGTGTTCTGTCATTCTGAATGAAAAAGGGTGTCTGATTTCTTATTGCATTCAAAACATTTCCATCTCTTCTCATGAATCCACAAAATCTCACATCCTTTTGAAGAAAATGGGACGAAACCATGCTAATCCTATCATAGACCTCTTTCGCTTCTTTTTCATCAGTTACTAAGTTTACCATAATAGATATGTCAGATCGTTCCTTCTCAGAAGTTATAGTTTTTACAACTGCGTAGGCATCTGTGAAAGCCGTAGGCTCTGTAGTAGTTATGACAATGATCTCGTCTGAGTTTAGTGCAAAATCTATGACATCGCTACCGATTCCAGCTCCGGTATCAACTAAAATGAATTCAAATTTTAGCTCAAGTTCTGTTAATTGCTTTTCAATTGTCTCCCTGACACTTTCCCCTTTTTTTAAAAGCTCAAGGTCTCCGCTTGATGCAGGCAATATAGTTAGGCCTTCTGGACCTTTGATAAGAATTTCTTCCAGTTTTGCATTTTCATTTACAACATCACGAAGAGTTTTGCCGGGAACAACACCTAAAAGAATATCTATATTTCCAAGATTGATATCCGCATCGATCAGAAGGACTTTTTTATTCATTTTTGATAAAACTATACCAAGGTTTAGTGAGAAACTTGATTTTCCAACGCCACCTTTACCACTGGTAATAGCAACTCTTTTAACATTACTATCACGTCTTGTATCAAATCGACTCATTCGCAGTTTAGCTGCTATATCTCTTAATTTTTTTGCTTGATCATTGTTGCTCATATTACCTCAGTTTATTGTTCATTAACTCAGGATTCAGAAGTAATTTTGTCAATTCTTCTTTTGTCGCACACTCGATATCATCTGGTACATTTTGACCAAATGTATAAAAAGAAACAGGAATTTTTGTCTTTTCAAATATGTTTAGTGCTGAACCAAATCCAGATGTTTCATCAAGTTTTGTAAAAATAATTCTGTTAAAACCAACTGACGAGAACCTTTTTATTATATCATCAAGATCTTTATCTTTTGTATTCAAACTTAATACAAGACAGAGATCAGTAATACTTCCTTCCACAACGATTCTTTTCAATTCAGCCATTTGCTCAACATTTTTTTGAGATCTTCCTGCTGTGTCGATTAGGATATAGTCATAGGAATCAAATTTTAGAAGAGCACTTCTCATCTGTTCAGGCTTATAAACTACCTCTAAAGGAATATTGGTTATTCTAGAATAAGTTTTTAACTGTTCAACTGCAGCTATTCTGTAAGTATCTGCTGTAATCATTGCTACTTTTTTATTTCCAAATATTTTCTTATTGAAAGCCATTTTAGCTAAAGTTGTAGTTTTCCCAACACCAGTAGGTCCTACTAAAGCAATTTTTTGAGGTCCAGCAAATTCAGATCTGTCTTCCAATGGTGCTACATCGAGTTTCTTGTATATCTCTGAAATAACAGAATCTTTTACCAATGTCAAATCATCAAAGTCTGAACCTTTTAACTTCATGTAGATATGCATCATAATCTCTTTGTTGATTTTTTCATCAACTCCACTTTCTTTAAGCTTAATGTAATAAGGAACAAGAGAATCTGGTAAGTTTGGCATTTCATTATATTTAATATGATCACTCATCTTATCCAGCTTATTTTCAATTTTCTCCAGATCAGACTTTAAATCCAATATTTTGAACTTGTTTTCGATTTCTTTAATATAATCGTTGTCGTTTGGTGTTTCTTTATTAAAATATTTTTTATTTTTCTCTAAGTCCTGAGTTGCAGTAGATTTGTTTTTTTCAAGCATATCATCAAACTTTTTCTTTTCGAATGCTGGTACAGGAGTTTTATCAACAGCTGCTGTAACTTCATAAATATATTTAGTTTCACTGAAATCGAAAATACCACCTGATGCTACTTTTTCTGATTTTAGAATAATCGCATCAGATCCTAAAGCCTCTTTTACGTTATTCATTGCTTCACGCATGGTATTGCCAGTGAATTTTTTAATTATCATAGCTATGTCCCGTTGTTTTCATCAATCTATTAAAATAATATTTCTTTGATAATTTAACAATCAATTTTTAAGCTCCTACGCTGTACATCGAATTAATTTGAATATTTGCAGAAAGTTCTGAAAATGAAAGTATAACTAGATCCGGAAGATAGGGTTCAGTTAATTTTTTAAGAAATTTCCTTATTGAAGGAGAACAAATTAGAATAGGCATATTACCAGCCATCACCATCATTTCCATTTTTTGATTCAAATCTTCAATCAATGACGCGACTAAGTTCGGAGGTAAAGAAAAACTTTCACCTTTCGAAGAAGATGTTTTTACACCATCTGTTATAATTTGTTCGACCTGTGGATCTAGTGTCATACAAGTAATCTTACTTTCATCGTCAGCAAATTTTTTTGTGATGGTTGAAGAAAGTGATTGTCTTACAAGCTCAGTAAGTGTTTCAAAATCTTTTGTATACACTGCGTAATCGGATAATGATTCCAATATCAAACTTAGATCCCTAATCGGCACACCTTCTTTCAAGAGCGATTGAAGTACCTTCTGAACAATTCCCATTGAAAGAACTGCAGGGATTAGCTCATCTACTACAGTTTTATGATCCTTTTTCAGATTTTCGATAAGATGATGTACTTCTTCTCTGGATAGAATTCTATGGGCATTTTTCTTTATGATCTCCATTATATGAGTCGTAACTACCGCCGCAGGTTCAATAATTGTTAAGCCAATAATCTCAGCTTTCTCTTTTTGATCCGATGTAATCCATTTTGCTGGCAAGCCAAATGTCGGTTCCACTGTCGGTTCACCCCTTACGGTGGAGTCATCAAGGTTCATGGGATTGAGGGCTAAAAATTTATCAGGATGAACGAATCCTCTGCCTTCTTCATTACTCCTGATTTTAAAAACATATTCATTTGGACCTAATTGAATATTGTCCCTGATACGAATAGGGGGAATTATAATACCTAGTTCAGTTGCATATTGTTTTCTTATCATGGTAATTCTGTCTATCAGATCACCTCCAGCATCTGAGTCAGCAACATTGATTAAATTGTAACCAATTTCCAGTTCAAGAGGATCAACCTTAAGGAAATCTTCCACTTTTTCAGGTTTACTTTTTTCTTTCAAACCTTCCTGCATGACTTTTTCTTCAGTGGCTTTCTTTTCATTGATTTCTTTATCTATTTCAGACTTTCTGATAAACCAGGCAAGAGTGCCTAAAAGTATTGCCATTACAGCAAACGGTACAAACGGAAGACCAGGAATGATCGCGAAAAAGAAAGTAACTCCACCAGCTATTGCTAGAGCTTTCCAACTCCAAGTCAACTGTTCTATCATTTCTGTACCGAGATCATTTTTGGAAGCAGCTCTGGAGACAATAATACCCGCAGAGGTTGAAATAATTAATGCCGGTATGGAACTGACCAGACCATCACCAATAGTTGAAATTGTATAGATCGGAAGAGCTTTTGTCCATTCAATATTATCGTAAAAAACACCCATGGAAATACCACCAATGATATTAATGCCAGTGATAATTATTCCTGCAGTAGCATCTCCTTTAACAAATTTACTGGCACCATCCATTGCTCCGTAGAAGTCGGCTTCTCTTCTTATACGGTCACGACGTTTGTTTGCTTCAACCTCAGTAATTACCCCATTTTGTAAATCGGCATCGACTGCCATCTGTTTACCAGGCATAGCATCAAGAGTGAATCTTGCTGCAACTTCGGCAATCCTAGTAGAACCATTAGTGATAACCTTGATATTGATAATCATCAAAATCAAAAACATAATTAGTCCAACAATTATGTTGCCTCCGGCAACAAATTCTCCAAAAGCCTGAACCATTTTGCCGGCATCACCTTTATTTCCAATTATCATCCTTGTCGTAGAGACGTTTAAAGCTAGTCGATAAAGAGTTACAACGAGCAGAAGGCCAGGGAAAACTGAAAAATCAGCAGGTGATTTATTATACATTGAAACTAGTATTACAATAAGTGATATAGAAAAATTCACAGCTAACATGACATCGATAAGCCAGGTTGGTATGGGAATAACTAAAATAGAAATAACGCTTATTACGCCTATTGCGAAAGCTACATCAAGTCTCTTTGCTATTTTTTCTAGAAAACTATCCATTATTTTCCAAAAGTTTTATCTCTTAATTTATAAACATATGCCAATACCTCAGCTACAGCCTTGAAGAACTCTTCACCGATCTCCTGATCCACTTCCACTTTTTTATACAATGATCTTGCCAAAGGTGGATTTTCTACTATTGGAATATTGTGCTCAATTGCCAATTCACGAATCCTATCCGCTATTAGTCGTAATCCTTTCGCAATTACTTTAGGTGAGCTCATTGTTGCAGGATCGTATTTTACAGCAATTGCAACATGAATTGGATTAGTAATTATTACGTCAGCTTTTGGTACGTTTTTCATCATTCCAGACATATAGACTTGCATCTGTTTTTGCATGATTTTTTGTTTGATCTCTTTTGGCATATCATAATTTTTATGCTCCTCTTTCACTTCCTGCTTTGTCATCTTCATATCTGTTGTGTACTTCCAGCTTGAATAGATCTTATCAAGAACTGCTAATACTACTAAAACAGCAGTAATCCTTATGAGAAGGAGAAGCACAAGATCAGAAGTAAAAATAAAAATATCTTTAACAGACATATCCACTAAGATAGGGAACATTTCCATTTTTTCTGATATAGTGATATATCCTACATAACCTGTTATGATTGTCTTTAAGAGATCCTTTGCCAATTGAACGAACATGTTCAGACTGAAAAATCTCTGATAGAAATTTGCAGGATCAAACAGTTTTTCAAATTTAGGTACCAATGGCTCTAGTGTCCATAATAATCCTATTTGTAGAATGTTTGCTACAATTGCTACTATTGCAACAGCAGCAACAAAGGGGAGAATTAGAACTCCAAATAACAAAGTTCCTTCAAAGAAATACTCTCTGACGCTTTCACTATTTAAATGAACTTTAGAACTCTCAAGAAAGATAGTTTGCATAATTTGTGCCATTACATTCTTGAGGTGTGGTCCATAAAAATAGATCATGACTATGGAAATTATAAGTACAGAAACAGTATTAATCTCTTGGCTTTTAGAGACATTTCCTTTTTCTCGTGCTTTTTCCAGTTTCCGCTGGGTCGGTTGTTCTGATTTTTCCGAACCAGATTCGTTTTCAGCCATGATCCCTCAAATGAATTTATATCAATAAAAGCTAAATTCATGCCTAAATCAAATCAAATGTTTTTATAATTCGTCTTGGGGCTTGTAAACTTCGAGTGAATATGACAATAATTGAATCTTATCGTTTAAAATATTACTTAAAAACAATCTTTGAATACTGCTCAATTTTTTGAAAGATAATCTAATTTTAACTCACATTTCCCAGTTCAATTATTAAGTTAAACCGTGTAGTTTTAGACCTGTTATCAAATTTCAATAACATTTATTAAGGTTACTTGATGTCAGCCTACTTTGAGGCTCACGCTAAATAAGATGCTTCTTAGACTCTAGTTTCTTGTGAAAAAAGACATGCCTTTGAGGAATTAGCTTTTACAGTTTATTTATTATAAACCATTTTTGTAATCTTTTTTTCTCCTTCAATTTCTAAAATTGAAAAAAACACTCCACTTGAGATATTATTTTGAGGTTTCCAAATAAATTGGTGTATTCCTTTTGAAAGGTATCCTTCAAAAATTAGTTTTACCAATTCGCCTCTTACATTATAGATTGCTAACTTAGCATTTGAACTTTTATCTAAATTAAAATTGATATTAGTCTCAGGATTGAATGGGTTTGGATAAGTCAACAAACCATTATATTTAACACTATTATCATCGATTTTTACTATATCTAAATTTTCAAATGCTCCACTATCTGCACATTTACCGTATATCCTTTGATTCCCTGCTAAATCTTTCTCAGGTAGAAATAAACCAAGAGTTCGTATATCAAATTTGTCTACAGCTGGAGAAGTCTCTTCTATTAAAAAATTATTACTTGCTGGATCGATAAATTGCGGATCTGCAATTAAGTTAAAATTACCACCCTCATAGTTATTTGATATATTTCCTATCGTATAGTATGGCTTTACAAATTTAAAAGAATCTGTTTCATCATCTGAAACAATATTACAGTATACCACAGGCTTACTCTTGAAATTTGTAATTACAGCAGTATCCACGAAAGGATCATCATTTTGAACTCTATTATTATAGAATGTATTGTGATAAAGTCTTGGGAAAGAATAGGTGTTTGCGATAGCTCCACCATCATAAACTGCCTCATTATCGAAAAATAGGCATGAAACGATTGTAGGTGAAGCTCCATAATAACATCCAATTGCACTACCACGAAAACCAAAATTTCTAGTAAATATTGAATTTTCAATAACGATATCTGAATAGCCCTTTATTCTGAATACTCCTCCACTACTCTCGAAAAGATCAAAATCATCTACTGATTTTGAATTTTGGAATATACAGTATTGAAATTTAGAAGTATCATTTTCGCAAATGGTATTTTCAAAAACTATTCCATTCCATGAACCAGCTTCAGAGTCATCGAAACTGAATAATTCTGGTGATGATGATCTAAATGTTATTGGATTTTCAAAGGTTCCAATAGCTTTTATTGATCCATGAACATCTATTTTACAAAATCTTGTAAAAATTACATTTGTACCTTGTTCTATAATAAGCTGTGTGTCTTCTGGCACTAGAAAATTATCAGCTAAATTTACATCGCCTGACCAAATTATTACATTTTCTTTTATATGAACTTCAGGATTGTAATATGACGGATATATAAAATCCTGTACTCCTCGATCATGAAATTGAGATGCTACTGAAAGTGAATAATCACCACTTTCAGGTGAATTTAATAAAGGGTTAACTCCTGCAACATTATTGAATATGATGTTTGTGGCAGACTGCCACTCTTCTGGAGCCGTTCAACCTTCGTCGCACATCATTACATAATGATTTATATTCTCGTAGTTAAATATCGGGTTGCTAAAAAAACTTACATTTTCAGTAATCCAAGGTTGTCCATATTGAGGGAAAATACTTCGATCAATACTGAAACCAGTGGGCAGCCAATACATAGGGTTACTATTCAGATGATGAAAATCATTACCAGTATTTATTGGATCTATAATGATATTTTTACTTACGAATATATCCGTACCAGACCTGTAAATTCTTACTCCATAATCATGGGGTTCGTAAAATGTAACATTGGAAACAGATCCAGAAGGTTGAATATGATTTCCAATATCATCTGTCGCTCCAGAATATCTAATATTTCCATTTAGTATTACACAATTTTCTACGTTTAAAGAACCTTCGCAATATGCAATACTTATCTCTTCTCCCATAAGATCAATAACAGCTCCATTACCTTCAATAAGTACTTTATCATTACTACCATATTCATACTGCAATGTCATGAAATTGTATACTCCACCAAGGTATAAACCACCTATATAAATTTTTCCACTTTCTAGGTGTAATACTTTATCAAAATCACCTTCT contains:
- a CDS encoding FliA/WhiG family RNA polymerase sigma factor translates to MIDNIQAIWDEYLKNRDNNQLKEKLLLYYIPIVRVIAGRMMISLPDSVSIDDLISNGLIGLINAIEKFDDEKGVKFSTYANIKIKGAILDGLRELDWMPRGLREKSNMLEHAIRSAEMKFGRVPTDLEVSEELKMDMESFLDLLNEVKVVSLMSLDGAVGGRTESDRVLLDVIEDNRIKTPAEESEIAELKSILVKSIKQLKENERNVIALYYYEQLTLKEIGEVLGLTESRVSQIHTKVILTLRAKIKDYVNSK
- a CDS encoding MinD/ParA family protein, which encodes MSNNDQAKKLRDIAAKLRMSRFDTRRDSNVKRVAITSGKGGVGKSSFSLNLGIVLSKMNKKVLLIDADINLGNIDILLGVVPGKTLRDVVNENAKLEEILIKGPEGLTILPASSGDLELLKKGESVRETIEKQLTELELKFEFILVDTGAGIGSDVIDFALNSDEIIVITTTEPTAFTDAYAVVKTITSEKERSDISIMVNLVTDEKEAKEVYDRISMVSSHFLQKDVRFCGFMRRDGNVLNAIRNQTPFFIQNDRTPASRDIWNIAIEMIKRYKTLKKDNNSESMFGKILK
- the flhF gene encoding flagellar biosynthesis protein FlhF — encoded protein: MIIKKFTGNTMREAMNNVKEALGSDAIILKSEKVASGGIFDFSETKYIYEVTAAVDKTPVPAFEKKKFDDMLEKNKSTATQDLEKNKKYFNKETPNDNDYIKEIENKFKILDLKSDLEKIENKLDKMSDHIKYNEMPNLPDSLVPYYIKLKESGVDEKINKEIMMHIYMKLKGSDFDDLTLVKDSVISEIYKKLDVAPLEDRSEFAGPQKIALVGPTGVGKTTTLAKMAFNKKIFGNKKVAMITADTYRIAAVEQLKTYSRITNIPLEVVYKPEQMRSALLKFDSYDYILIDTAGRSQKNVEQMAELKRIVVEGSITDLCLVLSLNTKDKDLDDIIKRFSSVGFNRIIFTKLDETSGFGSALNIFEKTKIPVSFYTFGQNVPDDIECATKEELTKLLLNPELMNNKLR
- the flhA gene encoding flagellar biosynthesis protein FlhA, whose translation is MDSFLEKIAKRLDVAFAIGVISVISILVIPIPTWLIDVMLAVNFSISLIVILVSMYNKSPADFSVFPGLLLVVTLYRLALNVSTTRMIIGNKGDAGKMVQAFGEFVAGGNIIVGLIMFLILMIINIKVITNGSTRIAEVAARFTLDAMPGKQMAVDADLQNGVITEVEANKRRDRIRREADFYGAMDGASKFVKGDATAGIIITGINIIGGISMGVFYDNIEWTKALPIYTISTIGDGLVSSIPALIISTSAGIIVSRAASKNDLGTEMIEQLTWSWKALAIAGGVTFFFAIIPGLPFVPFAVMAILLGTLAWFIRKSEIDKEINEKKATEEKVMQEGLKEKSKPEKVEDFLKVDPLELEIGYNLINVADSDAGGDLIDRITMIRKQYATELGIIIPPIRIRDNIQLGPNEYVFKIRSNEEGRGFVHPDKFLALNPMNLDDSTVRGEPTVEPTFGLPAKWITSDQKEKAEIIGLTIIEPAAVVTTHIMEIIKKNAHRILSREEVHHLIENLKKDHKTVVDELIPAVLSMGIVQKVLQSLLKEGVPIRDLSLILESLSDYAVYTKDFETLTELVRQSLSSTITKKFADDESKITCMTLDPQVEQIITDGVKTSSSKGESFSLPPNLVASLIEDLNQKMEMMVMAGNMPILICSPSIRKFLKKLTEPYLPDLVILSFSELSANIQINSMYSVGA
- the flhB gene encoding flagellar biosynthesis protein FlhB; this translates as MAENESGSEKSEQPTQRKLEKAREKGNVSKSQEINTVSVLIISIVMIYFYGPHLKNVMAQIMQTIFLESSKVHLNSESVREYFFEGTLLFGVLILPFVAAVAIVAIVANILQIGLLWTLEPLVPKFEKLFDPANFYQRFFSLNMFVQLAKDLLKTIITGYVGYITISEKMEMFPILVDMSVKDIFIFTSDLVLLLLIRITAVLVVLAVLDKIYSSWKYTTDMKMTKQEVKEEHKNYDMPKEIKQKIMQKQMQVYMSGMMKNVPKADVIITNPIHVAIAVKYDPATMSSPKVIAKGLRLIADRIRELAIEHNIPIVENPPLARSLYKKVEVDQEIGEEFFKAVAEVLAYVYKLRDKTFGK
- a CDS encoding T9SS type A sorting domain-containing protein — translated: MPEDTQLIIEQGTNVIFTRFCKIDVHGSIKAIGTFENPITFRSSSPELFSFDDSEAGSWNGIVFENTICENDTSKFQYCIFQNSKSVDDFDLFESSGGVFRIKGYSDIVIENSIFTRNFGFRGSAIGCYYGASPTIVSCLFFDNEAVYDGGAIANTYSFPRLYHNTFYNNRVQNDDPFVDTAVITNFKSKPVVYCNIVSDDETDSFKFVKPYYTIGNISNNYEGGNFNLIADPQFIDPASNNFLIEETSPAVDKFDIRTLGLFLPEKDLAGNQRIYGKCADSGAFENLDIVKIDDNSVKYNGLLTYPNPFNPETNINFNLDKSSNAKLAIYNVRGELVKLIFEGYLSKGIHQFIWKPQNNISSGVFFSILEIEGEKKITKMVYNK